CATGTCTAAACGGGAGAGGGGCAGATGAATCATGTATCAGCCCAGACTTGGGCTTTTACAATAAGTACGTATTTCAAATCTTGCCTTGCCAATGATCAAAGAGGTTTGGTGACATATAAGAGATGTAACGATAATGAGCCAGTTGCAACTCCAAGTTGCGTACTAGACTAAATATAAACATAAAAACATAATGCCTGATCAAAGGATATGCTGATAGTAAAACAAAAATGCGACCAATGCCGCCGTAACTCTTGGTGGTATCTAGAATCGAAACTTATTCCTGCGGTGCACCAGGCACATACTCTTAATGATGCTAAAAAATAACaaaagggaagaagggagagcagaaaaagaagaagtagTAATGATGAATAATCGCTTCACTGCCCCTATCGTTCAATATAATCCCAGCCGTAGCGTTCGTTCAGTTTTCATCGGACATCGTAGTAGTCCTGTCAATTATACAGCCCATTTTGCGATCCAATGTTATCGGGGTGATCCTTGCAGTCGGGTTGGCTGACTTGACGTATTTGTCGTTGGCACAATTACGCCAAGCACACAGTCATCTAGATGTTCATAGAAATCCTGCGCAGTACCAAACCCGTTCTTGCATATAGAGCACCTTGCTTTCGTGCCTACAGGATCATCCACCCCTGGTAGCCGGTGGCCGCTGCTATGGCCTGTCTGGTCAACTTGATGGGCAGCAGTTAGGTGCCGTTTGAAGACATCGGCACGAGTGAAGACTTTCTCGAAGGGGCTGCCAACACCAGGACAGAATGGGCATACCATCGTTCCACGATAATGAGTAAGAGCATGGCGATTCTTATCGTACTTGCGTGCGAATCCTTTCGTATGGTACTCGCATGTTACGATAGGGCATTTTTCAGGCCGCTCTTCTTGGTGTGTAAGCATATGAGAAGCCAGGTCGCGAAACTCACGGCCACAGTCCGGATGAGGGCACCTGGTGCGATTTTCAGTGGGCCGTCGAGACGGACTTGCTCGTTCGATTGGTATTGATGGTTCGATAGAACTTGACGAAAGTAATGGACCTAAGGTAGAAATTGCTGGTAATGCATCAGGAATCGTGGGGACTTGTTGCGGTATCGGATCTCTGTAGTCAGCGGGTGCTGGATAATCGTccatgtcatcttcaccgCTGGAGATATGCTCTTCCGGAACATCGACCGATTGGCGCACTTCTCGCATCCAGTCTTTCAAAATACTCATGGATGGCCAGTCACCACTAGCTTTACCCACTCGATGAGGTCGGAAGTGTGCGCGGCGGAGGTGTGCAGCAGCGTTATAATATGCGCCATAGCGTTTCTGTGCTAAGCATGCTTTGCATCTTGACAATGGAATCACTGGTTGGGGGGCAGAAGGCATTTGGCTCTTGGGTTCTTTGCAGACCCATCGCTTGACCGTGGCTGAATGTTTGGCATCAATATGGCGGCGTAACTCGTGGTCACCACGGAAGCCATCTGGGTGTTCATTACACTTGTCGCAGTACACTCGGCGTAGAGAAGTTCGACGAGAAGGTGGTTTTAGCCTTGACGGGGAAATTGGTTCACCCGAAAGTCGCCGGGATTCCAGACGTGGTGATACATCATCACCTATCGTATGTCTTCGGGTGCGTCCTCCAACATCACCTGGCAATGAGAACTGACCAGGCAAAGGAAAATCCGACCGCGAGCCAGAAGGTATGTATTGTGACGACAGACCTGCTGAAGTAAGGGATGGCGTGGACTTCAGGTAAAGCTGTCTTGCCGTACTCTCCAGTTGTGTTAGGGGGAAAACCCTTGAGCCCCTTAAATCTAATGattgccttcttggcaaaaCAAAGCCGTTAAAACCAGCATTAGGGATTTCCCCCATACCGAGATTCATAAGAAAATCAAAGCTCGAAAATAAATGCCGTGGCGGCCACTGGTCTCGGCGGATGATTCTTGCAATGTTACGGGCGATGGGGTCTTCGAGCTCAGATACATTGGACAAAGGGTCGTTTGAAGTAGCGAACAGAGAGACCAAAGCTTGGTAGACACTTCGAATGACTTGGTCGGGTCGTTCCGTGGGTGTTGTGCTGGCCTGCGATGGATCGCTTCCCTGGAACGATAAGGCAATGTCAACCAATATGGTGTTAACGGCACTAAAGATGCAGATCGAAACGAAGACCCCTAGCCACTGCCTCAGGCCCATAGTAGGTAAAATAGAAGCTGCGAAATCCAGAGATATCAAGTACCGTCGGGTACACTCCCTCAAGGAAACGTTGCGCTCGGTAGACGGACGATGATCAACAGGCGTGCGCGGAAGATAGGTGCCTTCGCTCCGTAATATTTGGCTCGGCTGAGAGGTGTCGTAAAATATGATTTCGCGCAAGAGCTGCTTGACGCGAAAAAGCGAGGGATGTGTCGTTTGTTCCTCTTCCCGGGACATGGAAAACTGACCGCTGGCACTCAAcagctccagaagatcaaAGGCAGCACCCCGGAAACTTGGGCTAGAGGCAATGAGCTGTAGGACAGGTGGCGCTGTCCCTTGATCGTGGTAGCCAGGACCTAGAGGCTGGTTAATACgctcatcaaggccaggCTCTCCATCCTGCCACCAAAAAGT
This genomic interval from Fusarium verticillioides 7600 chromosome 1, whole genome shotgun sequence contains the following:
- a CDS encoding hypothetical protein (At least one base has a quality score < 10), with product MDVARALKGSSPFPPPQEYTSWLDHHLAHHDRVTHSFPSAASTSITNFSRAPFKCSDEQCIHYVYGFSTHLERDNHLRLHLAKTAGESGSFVPAQSSSSVSEIPETGSGALPRDRLPPIQPPTTIVTSNLPPLPFPTPSTASTATTRRDHSSSFSFSDPKTALSRSGEETTSDPQLPPLKRARVGHDRLKSIGELKLLHNNDPCLRCRASNRPCDANNPCSRCSGMPSSESEAHWSILGCYRGSVTSLVDVLLQGSFAWSQPQTPLTPSYPRRGSINDQILAQNPTLLAVKRPAWRLDFQDTFWWQDGEPGLDERINQPLGPGYHDQGTAPPVLQLIASSPSFRGAAFDLLELLSASGQFSMSREEEQTTHPSLFRVKQLLREIIFYDTSQPSQILRSEGTYLPRTPVDHRPSTERNVSLRECTRRYLISLDFAASILPTMGLRQWLGVFVSICIFSAVNTILVDIALSFQGSDPSQASTTPTERPDQVIRSVYQALVSLFATSNDPLSNVSELEDPIARNIARIIRRDQWPPRHLFSSFDFLMNLGMGEIPNAGFNGFVLPRRQSLDLRGSRVFPLTQLESTARQLYLKSTPSLTSAGLSSQYIPSGSRSDFPLPGQFSLPGDVGGRTRRHTIGDDVSPRLESRRLSGEPISPSRLKPPSRRTSLRRVYCDKCNEHPDGFRGDHELRRHIDAKHSATVKRWVCKEPKSQMPSAPQPVIPLSRCKACLAQKRYGAYYNAAAHLRRAHFRPHRVGKASGDWPSMSILKDWMREVRQSVDVPEEHISSGEDDMDDYPAPADYRDPIPQQVPTIPDALPAISTLGPLLSSSSIEPSIPIERASPSRRPTENRTRCPHPDCGREFRDLASHMLTHQEERPEKCPIVTCEYHTKGFARKYDKNRHALTHYRGTMVCPFCPGVGSPFEKVFTRADVFKRHLTAAHQVDQTGHSSGHRLPGVDDPVGTKARCSICKNGFGTAQDFYEHLDDCVLGVIVPTTNTSSQPTRLQGSPR
- a CDS encoding hypothetical protein (At least one base has a quality score < 10), encoding MSRDDYTPRGLSDPESHLDLAGQRQRPQVDTGTGSEAVAPSPNHQGRHVTLNAIVEVDMLRHKLRALENLVERYGISSNIPSLSEAEEARALQYRCECLEAACKQQNMDVARALKGSSPFPPPQEYTSWLDHHLAHHDRVTHSFPSAASTSITNFSRAPFKCSDEQCIHYVYGFSTHLERDNHLRLHLAKTAGESGSFVPAQSSSSVSEIPETGSGALPRDRLPPIQPPTTIVTSNLPPLPFPTPSTASTATTRRDHSSSFSFSDPKTALSRSGEETTSDPQLPPLKRARVGHDRLKSIGELKLLHNNDPCLRCRASNRPCDANNPCSRCSGMPSSESEAHWSILGCYRGSVTSLVDVLLQGSFAWSQPQTPLTPSYPRRGSINDQILAQNPTLLAVKRPAWRLDFQDTFWWQDGEPGLDERINQPLGPGYHDQGTAPPVLQLIASSPSFRGAAFDLLELLSASGQFSMSREEEQTTHPSLFRVKQLLREIIFYDTSQPSQILRSEGTYLPRTPVDHRPSTERNVSLRECTRRYLISLDFAASILPTMGLRQWLGVFVSICIFSAVNTILVDIALSFQGSDPSQASTTPTERPDQVIRSVYQALVSLFATSNDPLSNVSELEDPIARNIARIIRRDQWPPRHLFSSFDFLMNLGMGEIPNAGFNGFVLPRRQSLDLRGSRVFPLTQLESTARQLYLKSTPSLTSAGLSSQYIPSGSRSDFPLPGQFSLPGDVGGRTRRHTIGDDVSPRLESRRLSGEPISPSRLKPPSRRTSLRRVYCDKCNEHPDGFRGDHELRRHIDAKHSATVKRWVCKEPKSQMPSAPQPVIPLSRCKACLAQKRYGAYYNAAAHLRRAHFRPHRVGKASGDWPSMSILKDWMREVRQSVDVPEEHISSGEDDMDDYPAPADYRDPIPQQVPTIPDALPAISTLGPLLSSSSIEPSIPIERASPSRRPTENRTRCPHPDCGREFRDLASHMLTHQEERPEKCPIVTCEYHTKGFARKYDKNRHALTHYRGTMVCPFCPGVGSPFEKVFTRADVFKRHLTAAHQVDQTGHSSGHRLPGVDDPVGTKARCSICKNGFGTAQDFYEHLDDCVLGVIVPTTNTSSQPTRLQGSPR